The Strix uralensis isolate ZFMK-TIS-50842 chromosome 13, bStrUra1, whole genome shotgun sequence genome window below encodes:
- the LOC141949416 gene encoding uncharacterized protein LOC141949416 isoform X2 produces the protein MFANKPCSAQGTEEESPTSSTAVATAQKCSPAPSVQGLGGTILCPIQGDWLARAPTSAPGSGAGPWHPEEMSSSRHRWSLGSLLLLLGRNLAVLVKIHQDSINSTVGQSVLLPISYRFNSTPHFPVSIRWMFGNSLDVLITCTVLNCSLGAGGAPSSCIAKHFPHRTYQRRAEFFPDNGSLLLQHLQLNDSGVYSVRFRPPYQTWRVTLTVHQQRFTPEHPDTMEQDHIRYSVIGVCSSVSLLLLLLLFCCIWHRGAAQQQKRRIIKQQQVSSVEESHTESTLARDVATIYARIGDSFEQPQLRLTSEVMYTYIASPGPPGLDTGLTVGAASSGSFAEGPCG, from the exons ATGTTCGCAAATAAACCCTGCAGTGCGCAGGGGACTGAGGAAGAGTCACCGACTTCCTCCACTGCTGTGGCAACAGCTCAGAAATGCTCGCCGGCACCCTCAGTGCAGGGCCTGGGGGGTACAATCCTGTGCCCGATACAAGGTGACTGGCTGGCCAGAGCTCCCACTTCAGCTCCTGGGTCAGGGGCTGGCCCCTGGCACCCAGAAGAGATGTCCTCTAGCCGGCACCGCTGGAGTCTCGGCTCCCTCTTGCTTCTCCTCG GGAGAAACCTGGCTGTCCTCGTCAAAATCCATCAGGATTCAATCAACAGCACTGTGGGTCAGTCTGTGCTCCTGCCCATCTCCTACAGATTTAACAGTACCCCTCACTTCCCGGTGTCAATTCGCTGGATGTTCGGCAACAGCCTGGACGTACTCATCACCTGCACAGTGCTGAACTGCTCCCTGGGTGCCGGGGGGGCTCCCAGCAGCTGCATTGCAAAACATTTCCCCCATCGCACATACCAGAGACGTGCTGAGTTCTTCCCTGACAATgggtccctgctgctgcagcacctgcagCTCAACGACAGCGGGGTTTACAGTGTCAGGTTCAGACCACCTTACCAAACCTGGCGTGTCACCCTGACCGTGCACCAGCAACGTTTCACCCCTGAGCATCCAG ACACCATGGAGCAAGACCACATCCGTTACTCTGTAATTGGAGTTTGTTCTTCAGTCTCcctccttctgctgctcctgctcttctgctgcatATGGCATCGGG GtgcagctcagcagcagaagaggagaaTCATCAAACAACAGCAG GTCTCAAGTGTGGAGGAGTCCCACACGGAAAGCACTCTGGCAAGGGATGTGGCAACCATTTATGCCAGAATTGGAGACAGCTTTGAACAGCCACAGCTGAGACTGACATCAGAGGTCATGTACACATACATAGCTTCTCCTGGTCCACCAGGACTGGACACTGGTTTGACTGTGGGAGCTGCCTCAAGCGGGAGTTTTGCAGAAG GTCCATGTGGCTGA
- the LOC141949416 gene encoding uncharacterized protein LOC141949416 isoform X1: MFANKPCSAQGTEEESPTSSTAVATAQKCSPAPSVQGLGGTILCPIQGDWLARAPTSAPGSGAGPWHPEEMSSSRHRWSLGSLLLLLGRNLAVLVKIHQDSINSTVGQSVLLPISYRFNSTPHFPVSIRWMFGNSLDVLITCTVLNCSLGAGGAPSSCIAKHFPHRTYQRRAEFFPDNGSLLLQHLQLNDSGVYSVRFRPPYQTWRVTLTVHQQRFTPEHPDTMEQDHIRYSVIGVCSSVSLLLLLLLFCCIWHRGAAQQQKRRIIKQQQVSSVEESHTESTLARDVATIYARIGDSFEQPQLRLTSEVMYTYIASPGPPGLDTGLTVGAASSGSFAEGSHASK, encoded by the exons ATGTTCGCAAATAAACCCTGCAGTGCGCAGGGGACTGAGGAAGAGTCACCGACTTCCTCCACTGCTGTGGCAACAGCTCAGAAATGCTCGCCGGCACCCTCAGTGCAGGGCCTGGGGGGTACAATCCTGTGCCCGATACAAGGTGACTGGCTGGCCAGAGCTCCCACTTCAGCTCCTGGGTCAGGGGCTGGCCCCTGGCACCCAGAAGAGATGTCCTCTAGCCGGCACCGCTGGAGTCTCGGCTCCCTCTTGCTTCTCCTCG GGAGAAACCTGGCTGTCCTCGTCAAAATCCATCAGGATTCAATCAACAGCACTGTGGGTCAGTCTGTGCTCCTGCCCATCTCCTACAGATTTAACAGTACCCCTCACTTCCCGGTGTCAATTCGCTGGATGTTCGGCAACAGCCTGGACGTACTCATCACCTGCACAGTGCTGAACTGCTCCCTGGGTGCCGGGGGGGCTCCCAGCAGCTGCATTGCAAAACATTTCCCCCATCGCACATACCAGAGACGTGCTGAGTTCTTCCCTGACAATgggtccctgctgctgcagcacctgcagCTCAACGACAGCGGGGTTTACAGTGTCAGGTTCAGACCACCTTACCAAACCTGGCGTGTCACCCTGACCGTGCACCAGCAACGTTTCACCCCTGAGCATCCAG ACACCATGGAGCAAGACCACATCCGTTACTCTGTAATTGGAGTTTGTTCTTCAGTCTCcctccttctgctgctcctgctcttctgctgcatATGGCATCGGG GtgcagctcagcagcagaagaggagaaTCATCAAACAACAGCAG GTCTCAAGTGTGGAGGAGTCCCACACGGAAAGCACTCTGGCAAGGGATGTGGCAACCATTTATGCCAGAATTGGAGACAGCTTTGAACAGCCACAGCTGAGACTGACATCAGAGGTCATGTACACATACATAGCTTCTCCTGGTCCACCAGGACTGGACACTGGTTTGACTGTGGGAGCTGCCTCAAGCGGGAGTTTTGCAGAAGGTAGTCATGCCTCAAAGTAA